The following proteins come from a genomic window of Actinomycetota bacterium:
- a CDS encoding cysteine--tRNA ligase, whose amino-acid sequence MDLKIYNTLTRNKEEFKTSEENLVKMYVCGPTVYNYISIGNARPIIVFDMVRNYLKYLGYRVIFVQNITDIEDKIINKAKQENVDFKVITDRYIKAFKEDIERLEIGSIDRIPLATEMIDEIIEIIQKIIANGYGYVSEGDVYFDVSEYKEYGKLSGQKISEMKNSEESSFNKESNIDFTLWKSAKEGEPSWESPWGYGRPGWHIECSAMSGKYLGFGFDIHGGGIDLIFPHHENEIAQSEAAFPDSGPFVRYWMHNGMIEVKDRKMSKSDGLKSEWILRNLLDRYSPNIIKFYMLSTHYRSPLEFSGQKIRESQKAMEKIVNTFRNLKFLIEKQQTGKEQEKGREEKIIEYEKTEKAIDDIRELLIPDFKKYMSDDFNSAGAIGVLFEAIKGINSIIQSKEFVFRKESLKKLSLFYEEAVRLFKIFGIDIEGELSRRQDQNKDDASALTKEQIEEFIRQRNEARNSKDYRKSDEIRDMLLKAGIILEDRKEGTVWKRQE is encoded by the coding sequence TTGGATCTTAAAATATACAATACGCTTACAAGAAATAAAGAGGAATTTAAAACCTCTGAAGAAAATCTGGTAAAAATGTATGTCTGCGGACCTACTGTCTATAATTACATATCAATCGGCAATGCCAGACCCATAATTGTTTTTGACATGGTGCGGAACTATCTTAAATATCTTGGCTACAGGGTTATTTTTGTACAGAATATAACTGATATTGAAGATAAAATAATCAATAAGGCAAAACAGGAGAATGTTGATTTCAAGGTTATAACAGACAGATACATCAAAGCATTCAAAGAAGATATTGAAAGGCTTGAAATAGGAAGCATTGACAGAATTCCGCTGGCAACTGAAATGATTGATGAAATCATAGAGATAATACAGAAAATAATTGCTAATGGCTATGGGTATGTTTCAGAGGGAGATGTCTATTTCGATGTTTCAGAATATAAGGAATACGGAAAACTGTCCGGGCAGAAAATCAGTGAAATGAAAAATTCTGAAGAAAGCAGTTTTAATAAGGAAAGCAATATCGACTTTACTTTATGGAAATCTGCCAAAGAAGGGGAGCCAAGCTGGGAAAGCCCGTGGGGATACGGAAGACCGGGCTGGCATATTGAATGCTCGGCCATGTCTGGAAAATATCTTGGATTTGGGTTTGACATACATGGCGGAGGCATAGATCTTATATTTCCCCATCACGAAAATGAAATAGCGCAAAGCGAAGCTGCATTTCCCGATTCCGGCCCTTTTGTAAGATACTGGATGCATAATGGCATGATTGAGGTAAAAGACAGGAAAATGTCAAAATCGGATGGATTAAAAAGCGAATGGATATTAAGAAATCTTCTTGACAGATATTCCCCGAATATAATTAAATTCTATATGCTTTCCACGCACTACAGGAGTCCTCTTGAATTTTCCGGTCAGAAGATCCGGGAATCTCAGAAAGCAATGGAAAAAATAGTGAATACATTCCGGAATCTGAAATTCCTTATTGAAAAACAACAGACCGGAAAAGAGCAGGAAAAGGGCAGGGAAGAAAAAATAATTGAATATGAAAAGACAGAAAAGGCAATAGACGACATAAGAGAATTGCTTATTCCGGATTTTAAAAAATATATGAGTGATGATTTTAACAGTGCAGGCGCAATCGGAGTTTTATTTGAGGCTATAAAAGGCATAAACAGCATCATACAGTCCAAAGAGTTTGTTTTCAGAAAAGAAAGCTTAAAGAAGCTCAGTCTTTTTTATGAAGAAGCTGTCAGACTTTTTAAAATCTTCGGAATAGACATAGAGGGTGAACTTTCAAGAAGGCAGGATCAAAACAAAGATGATGCTTCCGCTCTTACAAAAGAGCAGATAGAAGAATTTATAAGACAGAGAAATGAAGCCAGAAATTCAAAGGATTACAGGAAATCAGACGAGATAAGGGACATGCTTCTGAAAGCAGGGATAATCCTTGAAGACAGAAAAGAAGGGACAGTCTGGAAAAGACAGGAATAA